One genomic segment of Thunnus albacares chromosome 18, fThuAlb1.1, whole genome shotgun sequence includes these proteins:
- the slc45a2 gene encoding membrane-associated transporter protein: MTLLSEDQSVRPQPCRLSEPGKHINSLHQYSTDYTGSKEDYMDSVETSVFGSVEPPRRSRGRLILHGLVMFGREFCYAVEAAFVTPVLLSVGLPRSMYSLVWLISPILGFLLQPIIGSASDYCRSSWGRRRPYILVLGILMLVGITLFLNGDAVISGLISDRSLRSIWAIVVVMFGVVLFDFAADFIDGPIKAYLFDVCSHQDKERGLHYHALLTGLGGACGYLVGAMDWGHSMMGQLLGSEYQVIYFFSAITWGILLTVHLFSIPEQPLGKDPAADSSPPSALRLLASHSNGYGALAKEPISPVSPVVPASVPDLRPRSFSALGEANSVTSSAKQPNKEAQKRMTFRSLLKTIINMPNHYRCLCVSHLLGWTAFLCNMLFFTDFMGQIVYRGNPYADHNSTAYITYERGVEVGCWGLCINAVSSALYSYVQRFLLPYIGLKGLYFMGYFVFGMGTSLIGLFPTVIATLILCSVFGVMSSTLYTIPFNLIAEYQREEEEQLKLRGSNESPRGSGVDCAALTCMVQLAQIIVGAGLGALVNIAGSVIVVVLSASTMSLFGCIFIALFIRYVE; encoded by the exons ATGACCCTTTTATCAGAGGACCAGTCCGTCAGGCCCCAACCCTGCCGGCTCTCAGAGCCTGGCAAACACATCAACTCTTTGCACCAGTACTCAACAGACTACACTGGCTCCAAAGAGGACTACATGGACAGTGTGGAGACCTCTGTGTTTGGATCTGTGGAGCCCCCCAGGCGCTCACGGGGCCGCCTTATCCTCCACGGCCTGGTCATGTTTGGAAGGGAATTCTGCTATGCCGTGGAGGCAGCATTCGTCACACCGGTGCTTCTGAGCGTGGGCCTACCCCGCAGCATGTACAGCTTGGTGTGGTTGATCAGCCCCATCCTTGGCTTCCTGCTTCAGCCCATCATCGGTTCAGCCAGCGACTACTGCCGATCGTCGTGGGGCCGGCGGAGGCCTTACATCCTGGTCCTGGGTATCCTCATGCTGGTGGGGATCACCCTCTTCCTTAATGGAGATGCTGTCATCTCAG gaCTCATCAGTGACAGGTCATTGAGGAGTATATGGGCCATTGTGGTGGTGATGTTCGGAGTCGTGCTGTTTGATTTTGCTGCAGACTTTATCGACGGGCCCATCAAGGCCTACCTGTTTGATGTGTGTTCACATCAAGACAAGGAAAGAGGTCTGCACTACCATGCTCTACTCACGG GTCTGGGTGGAGCCTGTGGCTACTTGGTGGGAGCTATGGACTGGGGTCACTCTATGATGGGTCAACTGCTGGGATCTGAGTACCAGGTCATCTACTTCTTCTCAGCAATTACCTGGGGCATCCTCCTCACCGTTCACCTCTTCAGTATTCCAGAGCAACCTCTGGGCAAGGACCCTGCCGCTGACTCCTCACCTCCCAGTGCCCTCCGCCTGTTGGCCTCCCACAGCAATGGATACGGAGCACTGGCTAAAGAACccatctcacctgtctctccTGTTGTCCCAGCATCAGTCCCGGACCTCAGGCCGAGGTCTTTCTCAGCTCTGGGGGAGGCAAACTCGGTGACCTCCAGCGCTAAGCAGCCAAACAAAGAG GCCCAGAAGCGGATGACATTCAGGTCACTACTGAAAACTATCATCAACATGCCAAATCACTACCGCTGCCTGTGTGTCAGCCACCTACTGGGATGGACAGCTTTCCTCTGCAACATGCTCTTCTTCACCGATTTCATGGGACAG ATTGTATACAGAGGAAATCCTTATGCCGACCACAACTCCACAGCCTACATCACATATGAGAGAGGAGTGGAAGTGGGCTGTTGGGGACTGTGTATTAATGCTGTGTCTTCTGCTCTCTACTCCT ATGTGCAGCGCTTCCTTCTCCCATACATCGGCCTGAAGGGGTTGTATTTCATGGGCTACTTTGTGTTCGGCATGGGCACCAGCCTAATCGGCCTCTTCCCCACCGTCATCGCCACGCTCATCCTCTGCAGCGTGTTCGGCGTCATGTCCAGCACACTCTACACCATCCCGTTCAACCTGATAGCAGAGTATCAGCGTGAAGAGGAG GAGCAACTGAAGCTGCGAGGAAGCAATGAAAGTCCGCGAGGCAGCGGGGTGGACTGTGCTGCGCTCACATGCATGGTCCAGCTGGCTCAGATTATTGTGGGCGCGGGGCTCGGCGCTCTGGTCAACATAGCAGGAAGTGTAATTGTTGTGGTGCTCTCGGCCTCGACCATGTCCCTGTTTGGCTGCATCTTCATCGCTCTCTTTATCAGATATGTTGAATGA